The proteins below come from a single Jaculus jaculus isolate mJacJac1 chromosome X, mJacJac1.mat.Y.cur, whole genome shotgun sequence genomic window:
- the Rai2 gene encoding retinoic acid-induced protein 2: protein MDDLQSQNLSMDMNDSSPALANNRLENGMAQLITTEAWNINSTDLVKKALVTVPAPSILNPPAESQSGMALKVAATVLQPLCLGESPVVMPIHMQVEGSSAPELNPNGNATYVMTTQGPVQLPVVLEQHVFQHLNSPLVLPQEAPCSSSSIHNNLFQGAEDPEAQPQLLDLRIPSQPQESTLPFEAVLQNFFPSQGSLGPPPCQPPPGYAPAPPQPFNSPLSPLVPPATLLVPYPVIVPLPVPVPIPIPIPVPQSSESKFSPSFPKPPPSFSLHSFKGAQAPLEKDELKPLDILQPKEYFQLSRHTVIKMGSENEALDLSMKSVPWLKAAEASPPIFQEDAALDLSLAAHRKSEASSETPYDSSRSTDDHGHTMMEKHPSNMEMPFAPSTLHEASAMMDGHNSSSNATEMVSQPSHPSSEVKAESNIELVSESQAAKVIVSVEDAMPTIFCGKIKGLSGVSTKNFSFKREDSVLQGYDINSQGEESMGNAEPLRKPVKNRSIKLKKVNSQEIHMLPIKKQRLATFFPRK, encoded by the coding sequence ATGGATGACCTGCAGTCCCAGAACCTGTCCATGGACATGAACGACTCCTCTCCTGCTTTGGCCAATAACAGACTGGAGAATGGCATGGCCCAGCTGATCACCACTGAGGCTTGGAACATCAACTCCACTGACCTGGTAAAGAAGGCTCTGGTGACTGTGCCGGCCCCATCCATTCTGAACCCCCCAGCTGAGTCCCAGAGTGGCATGGCTCTGAAGGTGGCGGCCACTGTTCTACAGCCCCTGTGCCTTGGGGAAAGCCCAGTGGTGATGCCCATTCACATGCAAGTGGAGGGAAGCTCTGCACCAGAGCTCAACCCCAATGGCAACGCCACTTACGTCATGACCACGCAGGGCCCAGTGCAGTTGCCTGTGGTGTTGGAGCAGCACGTTTTCCAGCACCTCAACTCCCCTCTGGTCTTGCCCCAGGAGGCCCCGTGTTCCTCCAGTTCTATCCACAACAACCTCTTCCAAGGGGCTGAGGACCCCGAGGCACAGCCTCAGCTCCTGGACCTGAGAATTCCCAGCCAGCCACAGGAGTCCACGTTGCCCTTTGAAGCTGTGCTGCAGAATTTTTTCCCCTCCCAGGGCTCTCTAGGCCCTCCACCCTGTCAGCCTCCTCCTGGGTATGCTCCAGCACCTCCACAGCCCTTTAACTCCCCATTGTCACCCCTGGTCCCACCAGCCACCCTCTTGGTACCCTACCCTGTGATCGTTCCCTTGCCAGTGCCAGTCCCTATCCCCATCCCCATCCCAGTGCCTCAGAGTTCTGAATCCAAGTTCAGccccagtttccccaagccaccACCTTCCTTCAGTCTACACTCCTTTAAAGGCGCCCAGGCTCCTCTGGAAAAGGATGAACTGAAGCCCTTAGACATCCTCCAGCCAAAGGAGTATTTCCAGCTCAGCCGCCACACAGTCATCAAGATGGGGAGTGAGAATGAGGCCCTGGATCTCTCCATGAAGTCAGTGCCCTGGCTCAAGGCTGCTGAAGCCAGCCCCCCAATCTTCCAAGAGGACGCAGCCCTAGACCTGTCTCTGGCAGCCCATCGGAAGTCTGAAGCTTCCTCTGAGACACCCTATGACAGCAGCAGGTCCACAGATGACCATGGTCACACCATGATGGAGAAACATCCCAGTAACATGGAAATGCCCTTCGCCCCCAGCACACTCCACGAGGCCTCAGCCATGATGGATGgtcacaacagcagcagcaatgcCACTGAGATGGTCAGCCAGCCCAGCCACCCCAGCAGTGAGGTCAAGGCTGAAAGTAACATTGAGCTTGTAAGTGAGTCCCAAGCAGCTAAGGTCATTGTTTCAGTTGAAGACGCTATGCCTACCATCTTCTGTGGTAAGATCAAAGGCCTCTCAGGTGTGTCCACCAAGAACTTCTCCTTCAAAAGAGAAGACTCTGTGCTTCAGGGATATGACATCAACAGCCAAGGAGAAGAATCTATGGGAAATGCTGAGCCTCTTAGGAAACCTGTCAAAAACCGGAGCATAAAGTTAAAGAAAGTGAACTCCCAGGAAATACATATGCTCCCAATCAAAAAACAAAGGCTGGCCACCTTTTTTCCAAGAAAGTAA